From the Rhizobium sp. SL42 genome, the window GGTTCTGTGGCGAAAACATCGCCGTTGGATGGCATTCATCTCGATGCGGAAAATACCTGTGCGATCGGTCGCGGGCTTGAACCGATCGCTCGTATGATGCTCGGGATATAGACTGGACTATGCCAAAGGGTGCCGGAGCGACAAAGGCCGGCACCGTTGATCAAAATCAAGGAGTGATTGTGCGCCGTGCTTAGGGTGTTGCCGTAGACCTTAGAAGAGGAGACGGGCACATGTCGAACACACCGCACGAACTGGCGGCGGAATTTCCGGAACACGTCGGGCTGATGCGTCATCTGAAGGAAACGGATGGACATTTTGCCAGGCTGTTCGAGACCTATCATCAGGTCAACGGGACCATCCATCGCGCCGAGACCAATATCGAGCCTGCTGACGACTTCCACATTGTCGAACTTCGCAAGAAGCGGATGCAGCTCAAGGATGAAATCTACGGGATGCTGGTTCGTCATGAACCGGAAGCCGAGAAACCCGCCACATAAGACGGGATGTGCTTCCAGTCCCGCTTGAACCTTC encodes:
- a CDS encoding YdcH family protein; amino-acid sequence: MSNTPHELAAEFPEHVGLMRHLKETDGHFARLFETYHQVNGTIHRAETNIEPADDFHIVELRKKRMQLKDEIYGMLVRHEPEAEKPAT